AGAGGACCCTCCAAAGGTGAGAGTGTTTCTCTGGTAGGAATCCAGATAAGTGGAGAGAAGGGATCTAGCTGCTCTCAACATGAGAATGCAAGCCTGTGTGAATGGGCAGGGCCAGTCTCAGCCCATAGGAAAATTATGTTCATAGTGGGCAGGTCCTGTGAACTTTTTTTTTGAAGGGCATCCATTCACCCAAGGAACTGGCAAGGTTAGTCACTTGAAAGTGAAGAACTGAGGTCAACTGAAAGTGAAGAACTCGAGTCCATCCTTGCTCACATGTAGAAGCCCACTCCTACCAGGGGCCTGAGAGATTTGGCAAAGGCTGGGTGAAGGCTGAGCATAGAAGAGATTTCCCTTATGGAGTTCAAGGTCAAGTCAACCTACAGTCAATAACTCTGCtctaaactataataaaataccGCTCAACACTCCATAGGAtggctatatttttttaaaaagcattcatgagaatgtttaaaaattggaCCCCTCATAcaatgctggtggaaatgtaaaatagcgAGGCCATGCTGGAAAATGtttttggcagttcctcaacaTGCTAAGCATAGAGTTACCAGATGACCCAGAAGTTCCACTTCTAGATACATACCCCAAAGAAATGGGAACATGTTCACACACAAAACTTGTACACAATGTTCACAGCCGCGTTATTCAAAAGAGcctcaaactggaaacaaccccaaatattcatcaactcatgaatgggtaaacaaaatgtggtatgccCATATACTAGAATATAGcatacataaaactttaaaatgttatgctaagtgaaagaagccagtcacaaaagaccagatATTATGActgcatttatgtgaaatgtccccCGCTCCTCCCCataggcatatccctggaggcataTCCATACAGAATGcagattagtgactgcctggggctagggctggaggacagggaggggggcactgggaaagggaggccacTGTTATTGGTATGGGTTTCTTTTTGAAGTGTTGCTAAGGTCCTACAATTGGCTcctctgagggggcgtggctaggTCCTGGGGGGGGCGTGATTCTCGGGGGCGGGACAACCAGTTTAAAACCAGGCTGAGGCACAGCAGCCCACACTGTGGTGGCTGTTACTCCTGGAAGCATGGAGGAGTGCGCTTGCCTCTGCGTCGTGGGCTCTTCACAGGGATGTTGGTGTCGTCAGGagtgccagggcccagctgagaagGCAGCGGCCAAGGGCAAGCGGTGTCGTCAGAAGCGCCAGTGCCCAGCTGAGATGGCAGTGGCTGAAGGCAAGCGGTGTCGCCAGGAGtgccagggcccaggtgagagggcagctgctcaAGGCAAGCCggccccagcccctgcagaaAAGCACATCGAGGCTGACAAGGCAGCAGGGTGCTGTGCAGGGAGTGGAGGAATGGCGAGTCCCATGCCGCCCCCGCgctgctcgctgcaggacctgccggtggagatgctggtggagatcttcgcctcgctccccggcaccaatctgcccagcctggcccaggcctgcaccaaattccgccacatcctgcacaccgacagcatctggagacggcgctgccgCGAGGAGTTTGGCGTTTGTGAAAACTTGCAGAATCTGGAGACGATAGGTATGTCTTATCaagaagtctatgcgaagctgctccacccatacagacacattttgggattgtggcagctagATACTGAGGGCTATAGAACACTGCTGAATGTCGTGGTGGACGGCTTATGCATTACTGGTTGGAAGTTTGGGCCTTGCCTTAACACCCATGTGGATGACCCAATGCAATTCAAGCCCGTGTTCAGAATTCGCCTGACGGAGAGGAAATCAGCCAcggtggagtgcatggaaggccgccACAGCAGGCCCCACAGCCGCCACCTGCGGATTCGGAAGGACAGGTTCACCACCCAGTGCAACAAGGCAGACCACCAAATGGATATACCAACGGGGCTTAGGGACGAACAGGCGTGGGTGCTGGTGCAGGAGGACAGACAGCAGTACGACTGCCTgacctaccgccgcctctacctcccaccgagccacccggacgacctcatcaggccaggcctcttccaatgCAACTGCAATGTCTACGGCCTATCGAttgccatgctcagcttccatgggaagtatgccagggtcacGAAGATCACGGGAGACTCCAACCCGaggttagagatccac
This is a stretch of genomic DNA from Myotis daubentonii chromosome 4, mMyoDau2.1, whole genome shotgun sequence. It encodes these proteins:
- the LOC132232590 gene encoding F-box only protein 31-like, whose protein sequence is MEECACLCVVGSSQGCKRCRQECQGPGERAAAQGKPAPAPAEKHIEADKAAGCCAGSGGMASPMPPPRCSLQDLPVEMLVEIFASLPGTNLPSLAQACTKFRHILHTDSIWRRRCREEFGVCENLQNLETIGMSYQEVYAKLLHPYRHILGLWQLDTEGYRTLLNVVVDGLCITGWKFGPCLNTHVDDPMQFKPVFRIRLTERKSATVECMEGRHSRPHSRHLRIRKDRFTTQCNKADHQMDIPTGLRDEQAWVLVQEDRQQYDCLTYRRLYLPPSHPDDLIRPGLFQCNCNVYGLSIAMLSFHGKYARVTKITGDSNPRLEIHLMHRIQLPDGEIFPNFNELSHVVQEIDEQVIREQQQQQEDRTEESQGHGWQSPSQPSVRESGDAASEEQPVPFVLPVDVLSRDQNYPRTCRMCFYGVDTLSFTVALNGFAYTSRIPGVFILFDENHFGFLWLEPKYFILFGRVQNTFQNVEAPSPQAFLEMLRNIQPEPPGRSSLHFEDVTF